The following are encoded together in the Malaya genurostris strain Urasoe2022 chromosome 3, Malgen_1.1, whole genome shotgun sequence genome:
- the LOC131433919 gene encoding uncharacterized protein LOC131433919, with translation MENQSGPSFQKFDPTDTSTVSSRWKKWKRGFNIFLEVNNVVNTARKRSYLLHYAGSDVQDIFFNLRGEAEVAIPEGSDIYQQSVKLLDEYFLPLKCLPRERHIFRNLEQGPEETIEKFVLRLREQGSVCEYGDWLEENIKEQIFEKGYSDELRAKILTKGNMTLAQTVEEGRSLETIAKHRKNLQRTEEIKRITKSNGECYRCGHTGHYANDDDCPARDKKCEKCHLIGHFKRCCKTKDIEARKKLDGKIQLRQKHKLRQVTTNDSDSDESERNNYETDDESIHYVFAINLTNSEKATCKVGGVQLDWIIDSGASANVISADVWEFLKSRKVQIDFQTNTVSKKLFTYGGHKLSIKGMFIADISTKKSSISDKVYVVKESGANLLRKRAAVELGILKIDTSVCAVELNDERIGKVKGVIVNIQLDPTVKPIQHTQSRVPIPLQPKVERELAKLLKQDIIEPAPRDSPWISRLVVRPKVGNTDEIRICVDMRDANKAIIPQHHPLPTFDDIIPHLHNCKYFSKIDLIKAFHQIELPSNQDRLRLLLHTMVTFDINALHLE, from the coding sequence ATGGAAAATCAAAGCGGTCCCAGCTTTCAAAAGTTTGACCCGACGGATACCTCTACCGTGTCAAGTCGATGGAAAAAGTGGAAGCGAGGCTTCAATATCTTTCTGGAAGTAAACAATGTGGTAAACACAGCTCGAAAGCGCTCCTATCTGTTGCACTATGCTGGTAGTGATGTACAagatatatttttcaatttgcGAGGAGAGGCTGAGGTGGCAATTCCAGAGGGTTCGGATATTTACCAACAGTCGGTCAAACTACTCGACGAATACTTTCTCCCACTCAAATGCTTACCGAGAGAACGTCACATATTCCGGAATCTTGAACAAGGCCCAGAGGAAACAATCGAAAAATTTGTCCTGCGACTACGGGAGCAAGGCAGTGTCTGTGAGTATGGCGATTGGCTTGAGGAGAACATAAAGgagcaaatttttgaaaaagggtACTCAGATGAACTACGAGCAAAGATTCTAACCAAGGGAAATATGACATTAGCACAAACGGTGGAGGAGGGTCGTTCTCTGGAAACGATTGCGAAGCACCGTAAGAATCTGCAGCGAACGGAAGAAATCAAGCGCATTACGAAGTCTAACGGGGAATGTTACAGATGTGGTCATACTGGGCATTACGCTAACGATGATGATTGTCCAGCACGGGACAAAAAGTGTGAGAAATGTCACTTAATCGGACACTTCAAACGATGTTGCAAAACAAAAGACATTGAAGCACGAAAAAAATTGGACGGGAAAATCCAGCTGCGTCAAAAGCATAAACTAAGACAAGTAACTACAAATGATTCTGATAGTGACGAAAGCGAGCGAAATAATTACGAAACAGATGATGAGAGTATCCATTATGTGTTCGCGATTAATCTAACTAACAGTGAGAAGGCAACGTGCAAAGTGGGTGGCGTGCAACTCGATTGGATAATCGACTCCGGTGCGAGCGCTAATGTGATAAGTGCTGATGTCTGGGAGTTTTTAAAAAGTAGAAAAGTCCAAATAGATTTTCAGACAAATACGGTTTCCAAGAAATTATTCACTTACGGCGGCCACAAACTTTCGATCAAGGGAATGTTCATCGCAGATATATCGACTAAGAAATCTTCTATAAGTGATAAGGTGTACGTTGTGAAGGAGTCAGGAGCTAATCTTCTTAGAAAACGAGCGGCTGTTGAGCTTGGAATTCTGAAAATAGACACGTCCGTTTGTGCTGTAGAATTAAACGACGAGAGAATCGGAAAAGTTAAAGGTGTCATAGTGAACATTCAACTGGATCCTACTGTAAAACCCATTCAACACACTCAGAGTCGTGTTCCGATTCCATTGCAACCGAAAGTGGAAAGGGAACTTGCGAAATTGTTAAAACAGGATATTATTGAGCCCGCTCCTCGAGATTCCCCATGGATATCACGATTAGTTGTTCgaccaaaggtgggtaataccGATGAGATACGCATCTGCGTTGATATGCGGGACGCCAACAAAGCAATCATTCCACAACACCATCCTTTACCAACCTTCGACGACATTATTCCACATTTGCACAACTGCAAATATTTTTCTAAGATAGATCTTATCAAGGCATTTCATCAAATCGAGCTCCCGAGCAATCAAGACCGATTACGACTTTTGCTACACACAATGGTTACATTCGATATAAACGCCTTACATTTGGAATGA